A portion of the Edaphobacter lichenicola genome contains these proteins:
- a CDS encoding DUF1003 domain-containing protein — MACKADELRQIPLFALLDDEEIAVLAEQVEIKKFAPRQRIYKLGDPSGHAYVMMSGAVRVTTVDQDHQEVLVDEPRDGEFFGFASMLEDTPHQTTAIATEETVCVEVSRDDIAALLRQKPMAGMDMLTVVSRQFHASQQLVRLRASRNSNDVIEEEMSFGDRIADSVARFGGSWTFIILFGVVLLAYAGANIVLKGRAWDPYPFILLNLFLSMLAAIQAPVIMMSQNRQDTKDRVRGELDYDVNLRAEAEIQTLSRKLNMLTDKIGDVDDLLREQLKLNGDSSHVR, encoded by the coding sequence ATGGCTTGTAAGGCAGATGAACTAAGACAGATTCCACTGTTTGCGCTGCTGGATGATGAAGAGATAGCGGTCCTAGCAGAACAAGTCGAGATCAAGAAATTTGCGCCGCGCCAGCGCATCTACAAGCTCGGTGATCCCTCTGGACACGCCTACGTGATGATGTCGGGCGCGGTGCGTGTGACGACGGTTGACCAGGATCATCAGGAGGTTTTGGTGGATGAGCCACGGGATGGCGAGTTTTTTGGGTTTGCCTCAATGCTTGAGGACACACCACACCAGACGACGGCCATTGCGACGGAAGAGACAGTGTGTGTTGAGGTAAGCCGGGACGATATCGCCGCCCTATTGCGACAAAAGCCGATGGCGGGAATGGATATGTTGACCGTCGTGAGCCGTCAGTTTCATGCTTCGCAACAACTGGTGCGGCTCCGGGCCAGTCGTAACTCTAATGATGTGATCGAAGAAGAGATGAGCTTCGGTGATCGCATTGCTGACTCGGTCGCTCGCTTCGGCGGTTCGTGGACTTTCATCATTCTATTTGGGGTAGTCCTACTGGCGTATGCAGGAGCGAACATTGTGCTGAAGGGAAGAGCATGGGACCCCTATCCATTTATTCTGCTGAATTTGTTTCTGTCGATGCTCGCTGCGATTCAGGCACCTGTGATTATGATGAGTCAGAATCGTCAAGATACAAAGGACCGTGTACGTGGTGAGTTGGACTACGACGTAAACCTCCGAGCCGAGGCGGAGATTCAAACGTTATCTCGCAAACTAAATATGCTTACGGATAAGATTGGCGATGTTGACGATCTCTTGCGGGAGCAGCTAAAGCTGAACGGAGATTCAAGCCACGTTCGGTAG
- a CDS encoding sensor histidine kinase produces the protein MPLGRSARRLSFERGLRVWLYLLGLPMIVLCWLVLREHSVEATLQTITLLGLAMAWIFAISVLMEQIIRPLQTLANVVAALREDDFSFRARGGRRDDAMGDLALEINRLAGTLQGQRASALEAMALVERVMRSMQSPVLAFDPGGRLKLLNAAAERTFGLRVQMALGHSAAQLKLERLLDVADDEVISLGSGQQAIRCVVKKTSFRLRGIPHTLLVLSDVSAALREEERLAWERLIRVLGHEINNSLTPIKSIAGSLRGRLAALNGASGDSVDFERGLEVIENRSESLNRFLQAYRQLMGLPAPRLAPVSLNALVQRVALLERRVAVTFAEMADVVLQVDADHIEQALINLIRNAADAALSPDAIDRATPRVEIEWEIIGAEVVIAVRDNGPGLTNASNLFVPFYTTKPGGTGIGLVLAQQIAQAHRGSVQLSNRMDGQTGCRADLRLPIAG, from the coding sequence GTGCCTCTGGGAAGATCCGCAAGACGGCTGAGCTTCGAGCGAGGGCTACGCGTCTGGTTGTATTTGCTTGGCCTCCCCATGATCGTCTTGTGTTGGCTTGTGCTGCGAGAGCATTCTGTTGAAGCTACGTTGCAGACGATTACCTTGCTTGGTTTGGCTATGGCGTGGATCTTTGCGATCTCTGTGCTGATGGAGCAGATTATTCGCCCCCTCCAGACGCTCGCAAATGTCGTTGCTGCGTTGCGTGAAGACGACTTCTCCTTTCGCGCTCGAGGAGGGCGAAGAGATGATGCGATGGGAGATCTGGCGCTGGAGATTAATCGCCTTGCTGGAACACTGCAGGGACAGCGCGCCAGTGCTCTGGAAGCAATGGCGCTTGTCGAGCGCGTTATGCGGTCGATGCAGTCGCCCGTGCTGGCATTCGACCCCGGAGGAAGATTGAAACTACTAAACGCAGCAGCGGAGCGGACTTTTGGATTGCGCGTCCAGATGGCGCTCGGTCACTCGGCAGCACAACTAAAGCTGGAACGGTTGCTTGATGTCGCGGATGACGAAGTGATTTCTCTAGGCAGCGGACAGCAGGCGATTCGGTGCGTGGTCAAAAAAACTAGCTTTCGCCTGCGTGGCATCCCTCACACGCTGCTGGTGCTTTCAGATGTGAGTGCAGCATTGCGTGAGGAGGAGCGGCTCGCATGGGAGAGGTTGATTCGAGTGCTGGGACATGAGATCAACAACTCCTTGACGCCTATCAAATCTATCGCGGGGAGTCTTCGAGGGAGGCTTGCTGCACTGAACGGAGCGTCCGGTGACAGCGTTGATTTCGAGCGTGGCCTCGAGGTGATTGAAAATCGCTCTGAATCGCTCAATCGTTTTCTACAGGCCTACCGGCAGCTGATGGGTCTACCCGCGCCGAGACTGGCCCCGGTATCTCTGAATGCTCTCGTACAGCGAGTTGCGCTGTTGGAGAGACGAGTTGCGGTCACCTTTGCCGAGATGGCGGACGTGGTGCTACAGGTGGATGCGGATCACATCGAGCAGGCTTTGATCAATTTGATACGCAATGCGGCTGATGCTGCACTTAGTCCCGATGCGATTGACCGGGCTACGCCCCGAGTGGAGATCGAGTGGGAGATCATCGGCGCCGAAGTGGTTATTGCAGTCCGAGATAATGGCCCTGGATTAACGAATGCGAGCAACTTGTTCGTACCGTTCTACACGACCAAGCCCGGTGGGACAGGAATTGGCTTGGTGCTGGCCCAGCAGATTGCGCAGGCACATCGGGGATCAGTGCAACTGTCGAATCGAATGGACGGCCAAACTGGATGTAGGGCTGATTTACGATTGCCGATTGCTGGATAG
- a CDS encoding M14 family zinc carboxypeptidase — MAILYFAIQPARGQTGLNETFARDSHQPVDQAYTDHIRKYTTDPQFSSHLVDYLPASSTVPAPSKVLGDVAGAPDMLPYAEDVYKYFRQLQAASPRVKVVSIGHSEEGREMIAVAIADELLLKTQKENDARLAKLADPRTIGLDDSKAQPLIDQSYPVYYITGTIHSTETGAPTALMELAYRLAVDDAPYIKYIRSHMIVLITPVVEVDGRDRMVDIYRWHKEHPGQDWPRLAYWGHYVAHDNNRDAMGMALNLTNNVLNTYLGWHAQVLHDLHESVPFLYDNTVGDGPYNAWIDPTLADEWAELGWNNVAQMQTFGMPGVFTHGDFDTWSPGYLMFLAGMHNGISRLYETFGNGGADTEKRILQPEEYSRTWYRQNPPLPTVMWSQRDNNNYEQTALLSTLSYFSHNTHHFLENYYLKSKRSILKPTLDGPAAYVLPADSAELNRQLQLLNILKLQHVEIQQLSAATTSVIPPAKRGDKPTRQTFPEGSYVVRLDQPYSRVADALLDKQYWAPDDPQKHPYDDTGWSFSQLFNVKAVRITDPAILKSPMAVAADFGEASGKITGTGTIYAVANTGQTSLLPLIYTLKQARIETTEKPFDVYGRHYAAGSLLITQADETSLAASLHKLSLDTVRLTTAPDIPMHVAPVPRLALMHTWLGTQTEGWWRLAFDKAGVPYKYISTQTVASEEDLRSKYDVIVFAPVGRTSSQEIINGMPMWGNALPWQKTGLTPNLGLIDSTADMRPGLSYVGLAHLKSFVEDGGLLITCEDTAQFAIETGLAPGVSVAPHDDARVVGSILNSVFVTPTSPIANGYGPTLPVISANGMVFNVSNTLGRQGGRMLMDSYEHRPTGRGGPDESDIVQGRQLAEADVIPKPQPWQPTPLNEDQLRNNLQAIPVPLRPEVILRFSDQKTLLLSGLLDKPASIAERAIVVNAHLGSGNVLLFANNPVYRGETIGSYNLVFNAILNFDHLRQSNPDQPANKAAAEAR, encoded by the coding sequence GTGGCGATCCTGTATTTCGCCATTCAACCTGCCAGGGGCCAGACCGGTTTGAACGAGACCTTTGCCAGGGACAGTCACCAGCCCGTCGATCAGGCATACACCGATCACATCCGCAAATATACGACCGATCCCCAATTTTCCTCGCATCTGGTCGACTACCTGCCTGCCTCGTCCACAGTTCCTGCGCCCTCTAAAGTCTTGGGAGATGTTGCCGGCGCGCCTGACATGCTCCCGTACGCCGAGGACGTCTACAAATATTTTCGTCAACTCCAAGCGGCTTCACCTCGGGTTAAGGTTGTCTCCATCGGGCACTCCGAAGAGGGACGCGAGATGATAGCAGTCGCCATCGCCGACGAGTTGCTGCTGAAGACTCAAAAGGAGAACGACGCCCGCCTCGCCAAGCTTGCCGACCCGCGAACGATTGGACTCGACGACAGCAAAGCCCAGCCGCTCATCGACCAGTCCTACCCTGTGTACTACATTACCGGTACGATCCACTCAACCGAGACCGGCGCTCCAACTGCGTTGATGGAGCTGGCATACCGCCTCGCCGTGGACGATGCCCCCTATATCAAATACATTCGCTCGCACATGATTGTACTGATCACTCCGGTGGTCGAAGTCGATGGCCGCGACCGTATGGTCGATATTTATAGATGGCACAAAGAACATCCGGGGCAGGATTGGCCGCGCCTAGCTTATTGGGGTCATTACGTCGCACACGATAACAATCGCGACGCTATGGGCATGGCTTTAAACCTTACCAATAACGTGCTCAACACCTATCTCGGCTGGCACGCACAGGTCCTCCACGATCTCCACGAGTCCGTGCCGTTCCTTTATGACAATACCGTTGGCGATGGCCCATACAACGCCTGGATTGACCCCACACTCGCAGACGAGTGGGCTGAACTCGGCTGGAACAATGTTGCTCAGATGCAGACCTTTGGCATGCCCGGGGTTTTCACTCACGGGGACTTCGATACCTGGAGCCCTGGATACCTCATGTTTCTCGCTGGCATGCACAATGGCATCAGTCGACTCTATGAGACCTTCGGCAACGGGGGCGCGGACACCGAAAAACGCATTCTGCAGCCTGAGGAGTACTCTCGTACGTGGTACCGCCAAAACCCACCGCTCCCGACTGTTATGTGGTCGCAGCGTGACAATAACAACTACGAACAAACTGCTCTCCTGTCTACTCTCTCCTACTTCTCCCACAACACCCATCACTTTCTGGAGAATTACTACCTCAAGAGCAAGCGTTCCATTCTGAAGCCTACGCTCGATGGTCCTGCTGCTTACGTCCTGCCAGCTGACTCTGCAGAACTTAATCGCCAACTCCAGCTTCTTAATATCCTCAAACTTCAGCATGTTGAGATTCAACAACTGTCCGCTGCGACTACCAGCGTCATTCCACCTGCGAAGCGCGGCGATAAGCCCACTCGTCAGACCTTCCCGGAGGGTAGCTACGTTGTTCGTCTCGACCAGCCTTATTCCCGCGTCGCCGATGCACTACTCGACAAGCAATATTGGGCGCCGGACGACCCACAGAAACATCCCTATGACGATACCGGTTGGTCCTTCAGTCAGCTCTTCAATGTCAAAGCTGTCCGCATTACCGATCCGGCTATTCTTAAATCTCCGATGGCTGTTGCAGCGGATTTCGGTGAAGCATCGGGAAAGATAACCGGTACCGGCACAATCTATGCCGTTGCCAACACCGGCCAGACTTCGCTCCTGCCTCTAATCTATACACTCAAGCAAGCGCGCATTGAAACGACAGAAAAACCATTCGACGTATATGGGCGACACTACGCTGCGGGTTCTCTGCTCATTACCCAGGCCGACGAAACCTCTCTTGCCGCCTCACTCCACAAGCTCTCGCTCGACACCGTCCGTCTTACTACTGCACCCGATATCCCCATGCATGTTGCTCCTGTGCCGCGCTTGGCCCTTATGCACACCTGGCTTGGTACGCAGACTGAAGGCTGGTGGCGCCTCGCGTTCGATAAGGCGGGTGTTCCGTACAAATACATCAGTACGCAGACGGTTGCATCGGAAGAAGATCTTCGGAGTAAGTACGACGTCATCGTCTTCGCCCCAGTCGGACGCACTTCATCGCAAGAGATCATTAACGGTATGCCTATGTGGGGTAACGCGCTGCCGTGGCAAAAGACTGGTCTTACACCAAACTTAGGGTTGATCGATTCGACTGCTGACATGCGTCCGGGGCTGAGCTATGTAGGTCTCGCGCATCTCAAATCCTTCGTCGAAGACGGGGGGTTGCTGATTACGTGTGAAGACACGGCACAGTTTGCCATCGAGACCGGTCTTGCACCCGGCGTCAGTGTCGCGCCACACGATGATGCTCGTGTCGTAGGTAGCATCCTCAATAGTGTCTTTGTTACTCCCACGAGCCCGATCGCAAATGGGTATGGTCCCACACTGCCCGTCATCAGCGCCAACGGCATGGTTTTCAACGTCAGCAATACGCTCGGTCGTCAGGGTGGTCGTATGCTGATGGACTCCTACGAGCATCGCCCCACCGGGCGTGGTGGTCCCGACGAGAGCGACATCGTGCAAGGTCGTCAGCTCGCGGAGGCAGACGTCATACCGAAGCCACAACCATGGCAGCCTACGCCACTCAACGAAGATCAACTCCGTAACAACCTTCAGGCCATTCCTGTTCCATTGCGCCCCGAGGTAATCCTGCGCTTCTCTGATCAAAAGACGTTGCTGCTATCCGGCCTGCTCGATAAGCCTGCGTCCATTGCCGAGCGTGCCATCGTCGTGAACGCGCATCTCGGCTCCGGAAATGTACTTCTCTTCGCGAATAATCCCGTCTACCGAGGCGAAACAATCGGCAGTTACAACCTTGTCTTCAACGCCATCCTCAACTTTGACCATCTTCGTCAGTCCAACCCAGATCAACCGGCAAATAAAGCCGCCGCTGAAGCAAGATAA
- a CDS encoding sigma-54-dependent transcriptional regulator: MLAERIDKDALATGQGESSCRLLIADDQPHILEALRLLLKPEGYQLEMVRTPALVLDALAHESFDGVLIDLNYTRDTTSGQEGLDLVARVKEIDAQLPVVVMTAWGNIDLAVEAMRRGAGDFIQKPWENARLLSILRTQMELHRSQKKMQWLEAENRILRASGAPDFIASAASMRPVLETMARVGPSDANVLITGEHGTGKEVVAQTLHRLSSRAERTLVAVNTGALPEGTFESELFGHVKGAFTDARTDRIGRFELASGGTLFLDEIANIPVRQQAKLLRVLETGELERVGSSKTQKVDVRMLSATNADLRTEAAAGRFREDLLFRLNTVEIALPPLRERREDIPALAGHFLARYAARYRRQIEGLEPGALQMMLQYGWPGNVRELDHTIERAVLMARGQRIESADLGLNTQRGTAQSMDEMSLEAVEAILIRKALARTGGNVSHAADALGLSRGALYRRIEKYGL; this comes from the coding sequence ATGTTGGCGGAGCGGATCGATAAAGACGCATTAGCTACGGGGCAGGGAGAGTCGTCATGCAGGCTTCTAATTGCGGATGACCAGCCGCATATCTTAGAGGCGCTGCGTCTGTTGTTGAAACCGGAGGGTTATCAGCTTGAGATGGTACGAACGCCGGCGCTGGTGCTCGACGCACTGGCGCATGAGAGCTTCGATGGAGTGTTGATCGACCTCAATTACACTCGCGACACAACTTCGGGTCAGGAGGGGTTGGATTTGGTGGCCCGGGTGAAAGAGATAGACGCGCAGCTGCCAGTCGTTGTGATGACTGCCTGGGGCAATATAGATCTTGCTGTAGAAGCGATGAGGCGAGGCGCAGGAGATTTCATCCAGAAGCCATGGGAGAATGCACGGCTTCTCAGTATTCTTCGGACCCAGATGGAGTTGCATCGAAGCCAAAAGAAGATGCAATGGCTGGAGGCAGAGAATCGTATTCTGCGGGCTTCGGGCGCGCCGGACTTCATCGCGTCGGCGGCATCGATGCGCCCGGTATTGGAGACGATGGCGAGAGTTGGACCGTCAGATGCCAACGTTTTGATAACTGGCGAGCATGGGACTGGTAAGGAGGTCGTGGCCCAGACCCTTCATCGTTTATCGTCGAGGGCTGAACGGACGCTCGTGGCCGTGAATACGGGAGCGTTGCCAGAAGGGACCTTTGAGAGCGAGTTGTTTGGGCATGTAAAAGGTGCTTTTACCGACGCGCGTACAGATCGTATCGGACGCTTCGAGTTGGCAAGTGGTGGCACACTGTTTCTGGATGAGATTGCCAATATTCCAGTGCGTCAACAGGCTAAGCTATTGCGCGTACTGGAGACGGGCGAGTTGGAACGCGTAGGTTCTTCGAAGACCCAGAAGGTTGATGTGCGGATGCTCTCCGCAACCAACGCGGATCTGCGAACGGAGGCCGCCGCCGGGCGATTTCGAGAAGATCTTTTGTTCCGGCTGAATACAGTTGAGATAGCATTACCTCCACTACGCGAACGACGAGAGGATATTCCGGCGTTAGCCGGCCATTTTCTGGCGCGGTATGCGGCGCGCTATCGCAGGCAGATTGAGGGTCTCGAGCCAGGAGCGCTTCAGATGATGCTGCAGTATGGATGGCCTGGTAATGTGCGTGAGCTTGACCATACGATTGAACGTGCGGTTCTGATGGCGCGAGGACAAAGGATTGAGTCGGCGGACCTGGGATTGAATACGCAGCGCGGGACGGCGCAGAGCATGGATGAGATGAGTCTGGAGGCAGTGGAGGCGATTCTGATTCGGAAAGCACTGGCCCGTACCGGCGGCAATGTGAGTCACGCTGCCGATGCGCTGGGACTGAGCCGGGGCGCTCTTTACCGCCGCATCGAAAAATATGGCCTCTGA